GGTCGCGCTCTTGTTCGGCCGGGAGAACTTCGGCCTGTTCAACGAGGAGCTCGACCGGTGCCACTACGTGCTGCACATCCCCACCGCGCCGGACTACGCGAGCCTGAACCTCGCGCAGGCTGTGCTCCTGGTGGCTTACGAGCTTTTCCAAAGCCAAGCCGGGGCCTTACCCGAAACCGATCCGGCCCCCGCGGCTTCCCTCGAGGCCTACTTCCGCGACCTCGAGGCGTACCTGATCGAGATCGGGTACACCGACCCGCCCCGGCTGCCCAGCGTGATGCGGCACTTCCGCCGTATGGCGCACAAGGCGCTGTTGACCGAGGAGGAGGTGCGGATGCTCAGAGGCTTGTTGCGGCAAAGCCGGTGGGCCATGGGGAGGCGCCGTGATTAAGGGTGAACCGTACGCTGGCCTGTACCAGCGCGTGCGCCTCGCGCGCGCGCTCTTGCCCCCCGCGATCGTAGTGGTCGTGGTGTTGTTCGAGCTTTGGGTCTGGCCGTACGCCGAGATGCGCTGGGCTTTCTGGCTCCAGCTCGCCTTCTACGGTCTGATCGGCCCCTTCGTCACCTGGGTCACCCTGGACTGGATCGCGGAGGAGGTGCATAAACGCGAGACCACCGAGCGCGCCTTGCTCGAGGCGAACCGCCGCATCAACGCGGTGCGCGAGGTGATGCGGCGCTCCCTTCTCGCGGAGAACCTGGAGGAGGCGATGCGGTCCGTCGCTTCCGCCATCCGGGAAGCCCTAGGCCGGGAGGTGGCCCTCGAGCTCGAAGGGTTTCGCTGGGCCACCCCCGGCTTCACCGCGCCCCCCGCGCAGGAGATCCAGCTGCACCGCTCGGGGGGGCGGCTGCTTTTAGCGAGCGCGGCGGACCCGGACTTCCTCGAGGTGCTCGCGGGCGAGGTGGACAGCGTGCTCGAGGCGGCCAAAGCCCGCACGCGTGAGTTGTTGACCCTGTTTGAGGTGGACCAGGCCCTGCGGGCCGAGGCCAACCTGGAGAAACTCCTGGAGGGGCTCCTCGAGAAGATCGTTCGCTGGGCGGACGCCGAGGGAGGCGCGGTCTACCTGCTGGATGAGGAGGGGTTGCTGCACCTCTGGGCGCAGCGGGGGATCGACGTGCCGCCCCAGGCCTTCCTGCCCGAGGGGGCGTGGGCCGAGGCCCTGGAGGAAGCGACCTTCGTCGCGCCGCGCCGGCTCGCCGTTCCTTTGCGGGAGAAAACCCGCGTGGGGCTTCTCGTGCTGCAAGGGCCGGAGGAGCAGATGCGGGAGAAGCTTCCCTTCCTGCGCATTCTGGCGGGCCAGGTCACGCTCGCGGTGCGCAACGCGCAGGCGTACCTGCGCGCCGAGGAGCTCGCGATTAACGAGGAACGCAACCGCATCGCCCGCGAGATCCATGACGGCATCGCCCAGGCCCTCGCCTTCATGGCCCTAAAGCTCGACCTCGCCACGCGCCTGTTGGAACGGGACCCGAAGACCGCCCTCGCCGAGATCCAGACCGTCAAGGACACCCTCCGGCAACAGATCCGCGAGGTGCGGCGCAGCATCTTCGCCCTCAGACCGATCGACCTCGAGCGCTACGGCTTCCTGGACTCCCTCCGCCGCTACGCCGAAGCCTTCGCGGAGCAGGCAGGGTTCCGGGTGCGCCTCGAGCTGCCCGAGCGCGTGAACCTCTCGCAGGCTTCCGAGCTCGTCCTGTTCCGCGTGCTGCAGGAAGCCCTGAACAACGTCGCCAAGCACGCCCAGGCCCGCACGGTCACGGTGCGGCTCGAGCCGGTGGGCGCGAAAGGCGCGTGTCTCGAGGTTCGGGACGACGGGAAGGGGTTCGATCCCGAGGCCACCCAAGCGAGCGGCCTCGGGGGGTTCGGCCTTACCCAGATGCGCGAGCGGGTCCTGGCGCGCGGCGGTACCTTCGAGGTGCACAGTGCGCCCGGTGAGGGCACGCGCGTGCGGGCCAAGCTCTTGTACTAGGGAGGCCAAGTGACGTATAGCGGCGCGGTGCTCGCGGGGGGACGGTCCCGCCGGTTCGGGACCGACAAGGCCCGGTTCATCTGGCGCGGCAAGCCCCTGCTCGCCTGGGTGTTGGAGGGCCTCGAGGGCGCCGCGGAGCGCTTCATCGTCGCGAACCGGCCGTACCCGGAGTTCGGGGTGCCGGTGCAGCCGGACCTCCTCCCTGGGGGGGACAGCCTCTCGGGGTTGCACGCGGCCCTGGCGCGCGCCCGGTGGGACTGGGTTGCCGTCGCGGCGTGCGACCTGCCCTACCTCACGCGCGCCTACTGGGACCACCTGTATACCGAGGCCCAGCGTGGCGGCGTGCGGGTCGTGGCGGGCGTGGGGCCCGAAGGCTTTCCCGAGCCCCTCGCAGCCCTGTACCACCGCTCCTTGAAAGAGGAGGTCGAGCGCCGCCTCCGTAGCGGTCAGCTGCGGTTGGGACGGCTGCTCGAGGGTGAGGGGGTACGTCTCGTGCCGTGGGCGGTGCTCGAAGCGCGCTTCGGCCCGCGGTTGTTTACCAACGCCAACACCCCGGGGGACCTCGGGGCGGTATAAGGGTATAGGGAGGCAGGGATGCCAGCAACCGTGACGGTAGAGGTACGACAGGTGGGGCCCGCGACCTCCGAGGGACGGGTGCGCACCCACACGGTGCGGATCGACCGGCCGCTGGAGAAGGGCGGCGCGGACCAGGGTCCGATGGGTGGGGAGCTCTTGCTGCTGGCGCTTAGGGGGTGCTTCATGAGCAGCCTGCTCGCCGCGATTCGCGCGCGTGAGGCTGCGGTTACGAACGCACGCGTCGAGGTGGTGGGTACCCTGGCCGAAGCGCCCCCGCGGTTTTCCGCGATCGAGCTGCGGGTGCACGCGGACCACGCGGACCGCGCCTTGATGGAGAAGCTCGTGCAGATCTCGGAGCGCGCCTGCATCGTGGCGAACACCCTCAGGGACGCGGTGGCGCTAAGCGTGCGTTTGGTTTAGGTGCGCGGGACGTGTTGGGGGTTAGGGCTCCCGTTCAGTTACGCTCGTCTTGTCGGGGTCGGTGCGCCATCCCTGGGGGTGGCGTTTGGCTAAGGTGGAGGCTTGGCTTGCCAGGTTGATTAGATCGTCAGCGGTGGCCGCTGAGTTGGCGGGGATTCTTCCCTCACGCCGTCCTCCGGAAAGGCCCAGGGAGATGCCCAAGGGAGGCAGGCCGTCGATTTGGAGCGCGCGTACCGCAGTGATAAGAGCGTCAAGGTGTGGAATGACCTCCCGGCGGGGTTTCGGCAGGAGGATTGCAAATTCGTCCCCTCCGTACCGAAAGGCTTCACCCTGGTGGTTTTGGGCAAAGTGTTGAAGCACCTTAGCCACGGCCTTAAGCGCCCGGTCCCCGAGCACGTGCCCGTACTGCTTATTCAGAGTACCGAAATCATCGAGGTCCGCGAAGAGGAGGGTGGGATCCTCGCCGCGGGAGAGGATCTCCTCGAGACGGTAGCGCAGAAGATCCGCGCGCGGCAGTCCCGTGAGCGGGTCGTACTGGCTGCCCAGGGCGTGCATCAGCGTTTTTATGGTGAGGATGCCCACAGGACGCGCTGCCTCGACCACCACGATTCGCTCGACGCCAGCAGCCTGCATGCGCGTGTAAGCGGTAAGGATGCTCTCCTCGGGTGTGATCGTGATGGGGTTCGCGCTCATTGCGTCCACTACCAGACGGTTAGGGTGTGCGCGGCGGGTGTCTCGGGAGGTCAGGATACCGACGAGCCGTTCGCCTTCGACCACGGGCAGGCCGCCGATGCCCTGCTCCTCCATAAGGGCTGCGGCTTCGCTCACGCTCCGGTGCGCTTCGATCACGATCGGGTCAGGAGTCATGAGATCCGCCACACGCTGCATCGCGCCCATTTTATCCGAGGTGAAGCCCTTCCCGGATACTACGAGAAGGAGAGGGTGCGGTCCAGGAGAATCTCCAACTCGATATCCACCCGAAGCACGTCCTCCGGACTGATGAATTGGGCAAACTCCTCGAGCAGGATACGCGCGAGGTGTTTCCCGTCCAGAAACCGCAGATGCGCCTTGCGCACCAGGATGGCTTCGACAGGCTCCGCGTCGCCCTCGACCCGCAGCAGGGTGTACTGCCCTGGAGCGATGGCCTCGGCCATGCGGCGGGCCGCCTCCGGGCCGATGGGGGCTAAGCGGCCGATCAACAGGGCGTCCCGTATGGGCGGGATTTCAAAGCGCTGGGCTCGCGCGCGTACGCGCAGGCTGCGTTCGCCGTTGAACATAGAGGATTGGCGCATACCTTGACTATACGGGATATTGGATGTGGGCACTGGTTCTATAGTTGAGGTAAGGTGTGGCGCGCCCGCGTTTTGGGGGCGGCGCCCTCACACCTCGACCGGCACGCCGTACTGCGCCACCCGCACCGCCTGCCCCCGCGCGTGGAGGCGCTTCCCCAGGGCGTGCAGCTTCTCGAGCTCCCCGTGAACCAAGAGCACCCGGGGCTCCTCGGCGAGCCAGTCCAGCAGCTCGTCCTGCCCCGCGTGCCCGGAGAACCCGCCCAGGGTGTGCACCGAGGCCCGCACGGGCACCTCGTGCCCATAGATGCGAACCGCGGCGGGCCGCTCGAGGATCCGCGCGCCGAGCCCGCCCCGGGGCTGGTACCCCACGATCACCAAGGCGCTTTTGGGGTCCGGCAGGTGGTGACGCAGGTGGTGCAGGATTCGGCCGCCTGAGAGCATCCCGCTCCCCGCGATGATCACCGCGGAGCCCGCGAGGTCGTTCAAAGCCTTGGACTCCTCCACGCTCCGCACGTGCTCGAGCTGCCTTGGGCGGAACGGGTCCACCCCCTGGCGGTACAGGGCCTGCACCTCGGGGCTGAACGTGTCCACAAGCGCGGTGTAGACCTCGGTGATGCGGGTGGTGAGGGGGGAGTCCACGAAGACCGGCACCTCGGGGATCCGGCCCTCCTGCTCGAGCTCGCGGATGTGAAACAACAGCTCCTGCGCGCGTTCCATGGCGAACGAGGGGATGAGCACCTTCCCGCCCGCAGCGAGGGTTTTGGTGAGGATCTCGGCGAACTCCTCGAGCGTGGACTGGAACGGCCGGTGGGCGCGGTCGCCGTAGGTGCCCTCCGAAAGGACCAGGTCCGCGCGCGGCGGGTAGTCCGGGTCCGGCAAGAGCTCCTTGCGGCGGTTCCCCAGGTCCCCGCTGAACACCAGCCGCTTCCCGTCCGCGACCACCTCGACGAAAGCGCTGCCCGCAATATGCCCCGCGTTCCGGAGCGTCACCGTGAACGGCCCGAACGCGCGGGGGGTGTAGTAGGGGAGGGGCTCGAGCCGCCCCACCGCCTCTTGCAGGTCCGCTTCCGTCCAGAGGAGGGGCGGGGGCTCGAGGCCCTTGCGCAGGGCGCGTTCGTGCTCGTGCGTCATGACGCCGAGGGCGTCCTCCAGGATGAGGGGCACGAGCCGCAGGGTGGGCGGGGTCGCGTACACCCGCCCCGCGTACCCCTGACGCACCAAAAGGGGCAGGCGGCCCACGTGGTCGAGGTGCGCGTGGCTCAGGACGACCGCGTCCACCTCCCGGGGAGCGAAGGGGAAGGGCT
This region of Marinithermus hydrothermalis DSM 14884 genomic DNA includes:
- a CDS encoding OsmC family protein, with the translated sequence MPATVTVEVRQVGPATSEGRVRTHTVRIDRPLEKGGADQGPMGGELLLLALRGCFMSSLLAAIRAREAAVTNARVEVVGTLAEAPPRFSAIELRVHADHADRALMEKLVQISERACIVANTLRDAVALSVRLV
- a CDS encoding sensor histidine kinase; its protein translation is MIKGEPYAGLYQRVRLARALLPPAIVVVVVLFELWVWPYAEMRWAFWLQLAFYGLIGPFVTWVTLDWIAEEVHKRETTERALLEANRRINAVREVMRRSLLAENLEEAMRSVASAIREALGREVALELEGFRWATPGFTAPPAQEIQLHRSGGRLLLASAADPDFLEVLAGEVDSVLEAAKARTRELLTLFEVDQALRAEANLEKLLEGLLEKIVRWADAEGGAVYLLDEEGLLHLWAQRGIDVPPQAFLPEGAWAEALEEATFVAPRRLAVPLREKTRVGLLVLQGPEEQMREKLPFLRILAGQVTLAVRNAQAYLRAEELAINEERNRIAREIHDGIAQALAFMALKLDLATRLLERDPKTALAEIQTVKDTLRQQIREVRRSIFALRPIDLERYGFLDSLRRYAEAFAEQAGFRVRLELPERVNLSQASELVLFRVLQEALNNVAKHAQARTVTVRLEPVGAKGACLEVRDDGKGFDPEATQASGLGGFGLTQMRERVLARGGTFEVHSAPGEGTRVRAKLLY
- a CDS encoding MBL fold metallo-hydrolase, translating into MRLYPCGAAGTVTGSAHLVEHQGYRLLLDCGLYQGADEEKNTEPFPFAPREVDAVVLSHAHLDHVGRLPLLVRQGYAGRVYATPPTLRLVPLILEDALGVMTHEHERALRKGLEPPPLLWTEADLQEAVGRLEPLPYYTPRAFGPFTVTLRNAGHIAGSAFVEVVADGKRLVFSGDLGNRRKELLPDPDYPPRADLVLSEGTYGDRAHRPFQSTLEEFAEILTKTLAAGGKVLIPSFAMERAQELLFHIRELEQEGRIPEVPVFVDSPLTTRITEVYTALVDTFSPEVQALYRQGVDPFRPRQLEHVRSVEESKALNDLAGSAVIIAGSGMLSGGRILHHLRHHLPDPKSALVIVGYQPRGGLGARILERPAAVRIYGHEVPVRASVHTLGGFSGHAGQDELLDWLAEEPRVLLVHGELEKLHALGKRLHARGQAVRVAQYGVPVEV
- a CDS encoding CBS domain-containing protein translates to MQRVADLMTPDPIVIEAHRSVSEAAALMEEQGIGGLPVVEGERLVGILTSRDTRRAHPNRLVVDAMSANPITITPEESILTAYTRMQAAGVERIVVVEAARPVGILTIKTLMHALGSQYDPLTGLPRADLLRYRLEEILSRGEDPTLLFADLDDFGTLNKQYGHVLGDRALKAVAKVLQHFAQNHQGEAFRYGGDEFAILLPKPRREVIPHLDALITAVRALQIDGLPPLGISLGLSGGRREGRIPANSAATADDLINLASQASTLAKRHPQGWRTDPDKTSVTEREP
- the mobA gene encoding molybdenum cofactor guanylyltransferase; translation: MTYSGAVLAGGRSRRFGTDKARFIWRGKPLLAWVLEGLEGAAERFIVANRPYPEFGVPVQPDLLPGGDSLSGLHAALARARWDWVAVAACDLPYLTRAYWDHLYTEAQRGGVRVVAGVGPEGFPEPLAALYHRSLKEEVERRLRSGQLRLGRLLEGEGVRLVPWAVLEARFGPRLFTNANTPGDLGAV
- a CDS encoding RNA methyltransferase, whose translation is MIRVVLVGPREAANVGMVARAMKNFGLKELVLVAPEIRDMSEAYRLSSRAHDVLERARIVPTLDEAIADCVLVAGTTARRRERYAGLAATPRAAAGLIRAAAARGPVALLFGRENFGLFNEELDRCHYVLHIPTAPDYASLNLAQAVLLVAYELFQSQAGALPETDPAPAASLEAYFRDLEAYLIEIGYTDPPRLPSVMRHFRRMAHKALLTEEEVRMLRGLLRQSRWAMGRRRD